From one Streptomyces mobaraensis genomic stretch:
- a CDS encoding type III PLP-dependent enzyme domain-containing protein, whose translation MSRYDELAERYGTPLYVYDLDRVETARADLLDALPEPFSLFSAVKANPHPEVLRALATGGDRVCRAEISSTGELAAALEAGFDPAECLYTGPGKTDVELAAALAAGVRLFSVESLTDLEHVGAAARAHGVVADCLVRVNSASASATTSIRMTGTPSQFGVDAETLGDVLPKLRAVPGTEVVGAHFFPLSNAKDEDSLVGEFRHTLALAAELGREHGLPLRFLDIGGGFAAPYAVPGERPVYEKLRERLEDTLDELFPDWRQGTPHLACESGRYLVGDSGVLLTRVVNIKESRGRTFVILDAGINTFGGMSGLGRLLPVAVQPADSGQAAEIADGEGLSASLVGPLCTPGDVLGRRVELPRVRVGDVLAIPNAGAYGPTASLLMFLGRPAPAEVLVRGGEVVSASRLEHRRAPLAPLPEGAADAVPGGGGAA comes from the coding sequence CGCTGTACGTCTACGACCTGGACCGGGTGGAGACCGCGCGCGCGGATCTGCTGGACGCGCTCCCCGAGCCGTTCAGCCTGTTCAGCGCGGTCAAGGCGAACCCGCACCCGGAGGTGCTGCGGGCCCTGGCGACCGGCGGCGACCGGGTGTGCCGGGCCGAGATCAGCTCGACGGGCGAGCTGGCCGCCGCCCTGGAGGCGGGCTTCGACCCGGCGGAGTGCCTGTACACCGGGCCGGGGAAGACCGACGTCGAGCTGGCCGCGGCGCTGGCCGCCGGGGTGCGGCTGTTCTCCGTCGAGTCGCTGACGGACCTGGAGCACGTGGGCGCGGCCGCCCGGGCGCACGGTGTGGTGGCCGACTGCCTGGTGCGCGTCAACAGCGCCTCGGCGAGCGCCACCACCAGCATCCGGATGACGGGGACGCCCTCGCAGTTCGGCGTCGACGCGGAGACGCTCGGCGACGTCCTGCCGAAGCTGCGCGCCGTGCCCGGCACAGAGGTGGTGGGGGCGCACTTCTTCCCGCTGAGCAACGCGAAGGACGAGGACAGCCTCGTCGGGGAGTTCCGGCACACCCTCGCCCTGGCCGCGGAGCTGGGGCGCGAACACGGGCTGCCGCTGCGGTTCCTGGACATCGGCGGCGGTTTCGCCGCCCCCTACGCGGTGCCCGGCGAGCGTCCGGTGTACGAGAAGCTGCGCGAGCGGCTGGAGGACACCCTGGACGAGCTGTTCCCGGACTGGCGGCAGGGCACCCCGCACCTCGCCTGCGAGTCGGGCCGCTATCTGGTGGGCGACAGCGGCGTCCTGCTGACCCGGGTGGTCAACATCAAGGAGAGCCGGGGCCGGACGTTCGTCATCCTGGACGCCGGCATCAACACCTTCGGCGGGATGTCGGGCCTGGGCCGGCTGCTGCCGGTGGCCGTGCAGCCGGCGGACTCCGGGCAGGCCGCGGAGATTGCGGACGGCGAGGGGCTGAGCGCCAGCCTGGTCGGGCCGCTGTGCACGCCGGGCGACGTCCTCGGCCGCCGGGTCGAGCTGCCGCGGGTGAGGGTCGGGGACGTGCTGGCGATCCCCAACGCCGGGGCGTACGGCCCGACGGCCAGCCTGCTGATGTTCCTGGGCCGGCCGGCCCCCGCCGAGGTGCTGGTGCGCGGCGGCGAGGTCGTCTCGGCGTCCCGGCTGGAGCACCGCCGCGCCCCGCTGGCGCCGCTCCCGGAGGGCGCCGCGGACGCGGTACCGGGCGGCGGAGGGGCGGCATGA
- a CDS encoding cobalamin B12-binding domain-containing protein yields MTPPPRDPAGPAASVTRGAPAVPAPAGIVPVATGRAPAGHRQTVLVSGLASDSHTWNLVFLQLLIEELGYDVVNLGPCVPDELLVRECRERTPALLVVSSVNGHGHQDGVRVIRKLRAEPGLAELPAVIGGKLGITGGEGTDHVTELMEAGFDSVFEDGAQEIASFRRFIGGIPRRAALS; encoded by the coding sequence ATGACCCCGCCGCCGCGCGACCCGGCCGGGCCGGCGGCGTCCGTGACGAGGGGGGCGCCGGCGGTACCGGCCCCGGCGGGCATCGTGCCGGTGGCCACCGGCCGCGCCCCGGCCGGGCACCGGCAGACGGTCCTGGTCAGCGGTCTCGCCTCCGACTCGCACACCTGGAACCTGGTGTTCCTCCAGTTGCTGATCGAGGAGCTGGGGTACGACGTGGTGAACCTGGGCCCGTGCGTCCCGGACGAACTCCTGGTGCGCGAGTGCCGGGAGCGCACCCCCGCGCTGCTCGTGGTGAGCAGCGTCAACGGCCACGGCCACCAGGACGGCGTACGGGTCATCAGGAAGCTGCGTGCCGAGCCGGGACTGGCGGAGCTGCCCGCGGTCATCGGCGGCAAGCTCGGCATCACCGGCGGCGAGGGCACCGACCATGTGACGGAGCTGATGGAGGCGGGTTTCGACAGCGTCTTCGAGGACGGCGCGCAGGAGATCGCCTCGTTCCGGCGCTTCATCGGCGGCATACCGCGACGGGCCGCGCTGTCGTGA
- a CDS encoding methylaspartate mutase, with the protein MNGRFGEALESGPHRRPEGVPVPVPVPGGPARPDAVPPPDVAPVPDAAPVSEAVPAPVPDDAPARRPAGDFGAFVRRAHRAGRLVVQPRMGFGDPAAMRAGLHATRHADATTVGTLTLDSYTRVGDLAAIEAALREGSALNGFPIVSYPVETTRAVLRGLHGDDFPVQVRHGSAAPFDIFVALTRAGLSATEGGPVSYCLPYGRTPLDESMRNWERGSTLFAQLREWGASPHIETFGGCLLGQLCPPSMLVAVSVLEAVFFHRLGIRDLSVSYAQQTNRDQDREAVAALRRLCAELLPDADWHVVIYAYMGVYPYTPEGCYRLLGEAAELAVGTGSERLIVKTVAESRRIPTVAENVAALEYAARVARTAPGPPAGDPGPGDTQTYAEARTLVDAVLNSHPDIGHALLLAFKRGYLDIPYCVHPDNAGRSRSYIDDRGWLRWADTGSLPIADLVDGRRSRPVTSSDLLEALSYVQRSYDEPFWPDEPLPLAAEPAGPPADGRPLP; encoded by the coding sequence GTGAACGGACGCTTCGGCGAGGCACTGGAGAGCGGCCCGCACCGGCGGCCGGAAGGCGTCCCCGTCCCCGTACCCGTCCCGGGAGGACCCGCGCGGCCGGACGCCGTCCCGCCGCCGGACGTCGCTCCCGTACCGGACGCCGCTCCCGTATCGGAGGCCGTCCCCGCCCCCGTCCCGGACGACGCGCCCGCGCGGCGCCCCGCCGGCGACTTCGGCGCGTTCGTCCGCCGGGCGCACCGGGCCGGACGCCTGGTGGTGCAGCCGCGCATGGGCTTCGGCGACCCGGCCGCCATGCGCGCGGGGCTGCACGCCACCCGGCACGCCGACGCCACCACCGTCGGCACCCTCACCCTGGACAGCTACACCCGGGTCGGGGACCTCGCCGCGATCGAGGCGGCACTGCGCGAGGGGTCGGCCCTCAACGGCTTCCCCATCGTCAGCTACCCGGTGGAGACGACCCGGGCGGTCCTGCGCGGGCTGCACGGCGACGACTTCCCGGTGCAGGTCCGGCACGGCTCGGCGGCCCCGTTCGACATCTTCGTCGCGCTGACGCGGGCCGGGCTGAGCGCCACCGAGGGCGGCCCGGTCTCGTACTGCCTGCCCTACGGCCGTACTCCGCTCGACGAGTCGATGCGCAACTGGGAGCGCGGCAGCACGCTGTTCGCGCAGCTCCGCGAGTGGGGGGCCAGCCCGCACATCGAGACGTTCGGCGGCTGTCTGCTGGGGCAGCTGTGCCCGCCGAGCATGCTGGTGGCGGTCAGTGTCCTGGAGGCGGTGTTCTTCCACCGGCTGGGCATCCGCGACCTGTCCGTCAGCTACGCCCAGCAGACCAACCGCGACCAGGACCGCGAGGCGGTCGCCGCGCTGCGCAGGCTCTGCGCGGAGCTGCTCCCGGACGCCGACTGGCACGTGGTGATCTACGCCTACATGGGGGTGTACCCGTACACCCCCGAGGGCTGCTACCGGCTGCTCGGGGAGGCCGCCGAACTCGCGGTCGGCACGGGCTCGGAGCGCCTGATCGTCAAGACCGTCGCCGAGTCCCGGCGGATCCCCACCGTGGCGGAGAACGTCGCGGCCCTGGAGTACGCCGCCCGGGTGGCGCGGACGGCCCCCGGACCGCCGGCCGGAGACCCCGGCCCCGGGGACACCCAGACGTACGCCGAGGCGCGCACGCTCGTCGACGCCGTCCTCAACAGCCACCCGGACATCGGGCACGCGCTGCTGCTCGCCTTCAAGCGCGGCTACCTGGACATCCCGTACTGCGTGCACCCGGACAACGCCGGGCGCAGCCGCAGCTACATCGACGACCGCGGCTGGCTGCGCTGGGCCGACACCGGCTCGCTGCCCATCGCGGACCTGGTGGACGGCCGCCGGTCGCGTCCCGTCACCTCGTCCGACCTGCTGGAGGCGCTGTCGTACGTGCAGCGCAGCTACGACGAGCCGTTCTGGCCGGACGAGCCCCTGCCCCTGGCGGCCGAACCCGCCGGCCCGCCCGCGGACGGCCGGCCGCTGCCCTGA